In the Flavisolibacter tropicus genome, one interval contains:
- a CDS encoding diphthine--ammonia ligase, whose protein sequence is MQTALVSWSGGKDSCFAAHQAMQQGLQPKVLLNVLNEAGQISRSHGIPSSILQAQAAAMGLPIHMIAASWQEYEQHFTNALSQLKQQHALTHAIFGDIDLDAHKEWEEKVCNNAGLTAVLPIWHRNRKELVLEMLQWGLETIIVSCNEVMGPSFLGRTLTTDMIAELEALGVDACGENGEYHTLVKNCPLFNHPLKVTTSNPVQHSNYWFTTLKLSEPGFGEI, encoded by the coding sequence ATGCAAACCGCATTAGTATCATGGAGTGGTGGTAAAGACAGCTGTTTTGCTGCACACCAGGCCATGCAGCAAGGCCTGCAGCCAAAAGTATTATTGAATGTATTAAATGAAGCAGGCCAGATCTCCCGTTCACACGGCATCCCCTCTTCTATTCTGCAGGCACAGGCAGCGGCCATGGGCTTGCCTATTCACATGATCGCCGCCTCCTGGCAGGAGTATGAACAGCATTTTACCAATGCGCTTTCACAACTAAAGCAGCAGCATGCACTTACTCACGCCATCTTTGGCGATATTGACCTGGATGCGCACAAAGAGTGGGAAGAGAAAGTCTGTAATAATGCCGGCTTAACAGCCGTTCTTCCTATCTGGCACCGCAACCGGAAAGAATTGGTATTGGAAATGCTGCAATGGGGACTGGAAACCATTATTGTTAGCTGCAACGAAGTAATGGGTCCTTCCTTCTTAGGCAGAACATTAACAACAGATATGATTGCAGAACTGGAAGCATTAGGTGTAGATGCTTGTGGCGAGAATGGCGAGTATCATACACTGGTCAAAAACTGCCCTTTGTTTAATCATCCATTAAAAGTTACCACATCTAACCCTGTTCAGCATAGCAACTACTGGTTTACGACGCTGAAATTGTCTGAACCGGGATTTGGGGAGATTTAG
- the manA gene encoding mannose-6-phosphate isomerase, class I has translation MQRIFKLEGKVQQYAWGGYDYLPQLLNQENNEAKPFAEYWLGAHPNHPSKVLVSTPTEAVGVTTENLDAFIQQDATNVLGVPVEERFHALPYLLKVLDVRQMLSIQVHPSKVEAEKGFLLENEADIPVTASNRNYKDDNHKPELMVALGSFWLLHGFKPEAELKQVIDRTPELQSLAPVFEKEGYKGLYEKVMTLPQVEVNARLEPLAKRVVPLYEAGKLAKSSEDFWAARAIQSFCKDGQYDRGIFSVYFFNLLNLQKGEGIFQPAGMPHAYLEGQNVEIMANSDNVLRAGLTDKYIDVPELLKHTEFVGTVPQIIKASGSETFYEAPVPEFGIYQYEVEAGYLKTLLTDSAEIFLCLEGEVSLTAAGASLSIRKGEAAFVCAQTEVELQSGAGGKVYRATAGCV, from the coding sequence GTGCAACGAATCTTTAAGCTGGAAGGAAAAGTGCAGCAATATGCCTGGGGTGGTTATGACTACCTGCCACAACTATTAAATCAGGAAAATAACGAAGCGAAACCCTTTGCTGAATACTGGCTGGGGGCGCATCCCAATCATCCGAGCAAGGTGCTTGTTAGTACGCCTACTGAGGCGGTGGGTGTTACAACTGAAAACCTGGATGCCTTTATACAACAGGATGCTACTAATGTACTAGGTGTGCCAGTTGAAGAGCGTTTCCATGCATTGCCCTATTTATTAAAAGTGCTGGATGTGCGCCAGATGCTTTCCATACAAGTACATCCTTCGAAAGTAGAAGCCGAAAAAGGATTTCTGCTGGAGAACGAGGCTGATATACCTGTTACCGCCTCTAACCGCAATTATAAAGACGATAATCATAAACCGGAGCTGATGGTAGCCTTGGGCTCCTTTTGGCTGCTACATGGGTTTAAACCGGAGGCAGAATTAAAACAAGTCATTGATCGTACGCCCGAATTGCAGTCGCTGGCGCCTGTATTTGAAAAAGAGGGATATAAAGGGCTTTATGAAAAAGTAATGACCCTGCCCCAAGTAGAAGTAAATGCCCGGCTGGAGCCTTTGGCCAAGCGGGTAGTACCGTTGTACGAAGCCGGAAAACTGGCTAAGTCGTCTGAAGATTTTTGGGCAGCAAGAGCTATCCAATCGTTTTGCAAAGACGGCCAGTACGACCGCGGAATTTTTTCCGTTTATTTTTTTAACCTGCTGAACCTGCAAAAAGGGGAGGGGATCTTTCAACCCGCCGGTATGCCACATGCTTACCTGGAGGGACAAAACGTAGAGATCATGGCCAATTCAGATAATGTATTAAGAGCAGGACTGACCGATAAATACATAGATGTGCCTGAACTATTGAAGCATACTGAATTTGTTGGTACTGTTCCGCAGATCATAAAAGCTTCAGGATCAGAAACCTTTTACGAGGCGCCGGTTCCGGAGTTTGGCATTTACCAGTACGAGGTGGAAGCCGGGTATTTAAAAACGCTATTGACTGACAGTGCTGAAATCTTCCTATGCCTGGAAGGGGAAGTGAGTTTGACAGCTGCGGGGGCTTCTCTATCCATTCGTAAAGGGGAGGCTGCATTTGTTTGTGCGCAGACAGAAGTGGAACTGCAGTCTGGTGCTGGCGGAAAGGTTTACCGGGCTACTGCAGGATGTGTATAA
- a CDS encoding DUF6580 family putative transport protein, translated as MKFNKSLWVAIGLLIIVGSVSRLFGFAPQIAMAIFGGAMIKDKKLAFVVPMISMLLSDVLMEVLFVNGYFPYSGFYSGQVTNYVLLASLTLFGFMVKSWNVARIATAAVAAPTTYFLISNFIVWANGGGYSRPKNFGGLMMCYTDALPFYRSYLISTLVFSVIFFGGYYLVQRFVLNRNTQIA; from the coding sequence ATGAAATTTAATAAATCGCTCTGGGTTGCTATTGGCTTGTTGATCATTGTAGGATCTGTATCACGTTTGTTTGGCTTTGCGCCACAGATTGCTATGGCCATTTTTGGTGGAGCTATGATAAAGGATAAAAAGTTGGCTTTTGTAGTGCCAATGATCTCTATGCTGCTTTCTGATGTATTGATGGAAGTATTGTTTGTTAATGGCTATTTCCCTTACAGCGGTTTTTATTCAGGTCAGGTTACCAACTATGTATTGTTGGCTTCTTTAACCTTGTTTGGTTTTATGGTGAAAAGCTGGAATGTAGCACGTATTGCTACAGCTGCAGTAGCTGCACCTACTACCTACTTCCTGATCAGCAATTTTATTGTTTGGGCAAACGGTGGTGGCTATAGCCGTCCTAAAAACTTTGGTGGTTTGATGATGTGCTATACAGACGCATTGCCTTTTTACCGTAGCTATTTAATTAGCACATTAGTATTCTCTGTTATTTTCTTTGGAGGCTACTACTTAGTACAACGTTTTGTATTGAATCGAAATACACAAATCGCTTAA
- a CDS encoding biliverdin-producing heme oxygenase, with protein sequence MFASETLTPLAQHVKKQTNAEHMALEDLIVPQIQSVQSVNDYAQLLSLFYGYNKPVEQAIHAIIDASVLPDIAKRHKAHLLVDDLKALGFSQTPKLCDNIPSIQSLEEAFGALYVLEGSTLGGKSITQLLLKTRLDLQPSHLRFFNAYGKETGPMWMAFLSQLNTFTSEAQQAMIIDAARETFIKFKQWILQVRQS encoded by the coding sequence ATGTTTGCGAGCGAAACCCTTACACCCTTAGCGCAACATGTAAAGAAGCAGACAAATGCAGAACACATGGCACTGGAAGACCTGATAGTGCCACAGATTCAGTCGGTACAGTCTGTTAATGATTATGCGCAGTTATTGTCTCTCTTTTATGGCTATAATAAGCCGGTAGAACAAGCCATTCATGCCATCATAGATGCTTCTGTATTGCCCGATATTGCTAAGCGGCATAAAGCCCATTTATTAGTAGATGATCTGAAAGCTTTAGGCTTTTCTCAAACTCCTAAACTTTGTGATAATATTCCATCCATACAATCTTTAGAAGAAGCTTTTGGCGCACTTTATGTGTTAGAGGGCTCCACCTTGGGGGGCAAGAGTATAACCCAATTGCTGTTGAAGACCAGGCTGGATCTACAACCCAGCCACTTGCGTTTTTTCAATGCATATGGAAAAGAAACAGGCCCTATGTGGATGGCATTTCTTTCTCAATTGAACACCTTTACCTCTGAGGCGCAACAAGCAATGATCATTGACGCCGCCAGGGAAACCTTTATAAAATTCAAGCAGTGGATACTACAAGTACGTCAGTCGTAA
- a CDS encoding GAF domain-containing protein, which translates to MDTTSTSVVIKRNEAEVCGRVPLHQTNQIQPHGAVLVVKTVDCTILQASENIETFLGAPATNVVDTLLSNYIPANQFTALQVRLKSAAIDKVPLVLTSNGADILALLQTQEPYFIMELERLDKGVAQDSFVDIYQEVKYVMAELEGVKTTDDTCKIVARELKRISGFDKIMIYRFDEEWNGEVIAEEKEEGMEAYLGLKFPASDVPKQARELYRKTPYRLIPNVNYQPEKLYPVINPLTQGFTDLTNCNLRSVAAVHLEYLRNMKVSASMSTRILKDGQLWGLIACHHREPKYLSYQVCSLFEMLSSVVTNKIMAVQYRDAYHYKTDLQFRLSKIMEAVYRKNDLIGGLIDQQKELLDLLGADGLVINTSKQTESFGTTPDRMEVEELVYWLQSQSINKLYHQSRLTGVFENASAYAKTCSGLLALPIQAEKGFYILVFRSEAVQKINWGGNPNEAVQFEKDKKNYHPRNSFKLWQETVFNKANPWSEEQLLIAEQLRNFVVEYLLNTV; encoded by the coding sequence GTGGATACTACAAGTACGTCAGTCGTAATAAAAAGAAACGAAGCCGAGGTTTGTGGCCGTGTACCCTTACACCAAACCAACCAGATACAACCACACGGAGCGGTGCTGGTGGTAAAGACAGTTGATTGTACCATTCTGCAAGCCAGCGAAAATATTGAGACGTTTTTAGGAGCGCCCGCTACAAATGTGGTGGATACTCTTTTGTCCAATTATATTCCTGCCAATCAGTTTACTGCCTTACAAGTGCGGTTAAAGAGTGCTGCTATCGATAAAGTTCCCTTGGTGTTGACCAGTAACGGTGCTGACATATTAGCCCTGTTGCAAACGCAGGAACCTTATTTTATTATGGAACTAGAGCGATTGGATAAAGGCGTTGCACAGGACTCTTTTGTGGATATTTACCAGGAAGTGAAGTATGTTATGGCAGAGCTGGAGGGGGTAAAAACAACAGATGATACGTGTAAGATTGTAGCCCGTGAATTAAAGCGGATTTCTGGCTTTGATAAGATCATGATCTATCGCTTTGATGAAGAATGGAATGGGGAAGTGATAGCAGAGGAAAAAGAAGAGGGGATGGAGGCCTACCTTGGATTGAAATTTCCAGCCTCCGACGTACCTAAGCAGGCGCGTGAACTTTATCGTAAAACGCCCTATCGCTTAATTCCAAATGTAAATTACCAGCCAGAGAAGCTATACCCGGTTATTAATCCGCTGACACAAGGATTTACCGACTTAACCAATTGTAACCTGCGTAGTGTGGCTGCGGTGCATTTAGAATACTTGCGAAATATGAAGGTGTCAGCATCCATGTCTACCCGGATATTGAAAGATGGACAGCTATGGGGCTTGATTGCTTGTCACCATCGGGAGCCAAAATATTTGTCGTACCAGGTTTGTTCTTTATTTGAGATGCTATCATCTGTTGTAACCAATAAGATAATGGCTGTTCAATACCGCGATGCTTATCATTATAAGACCGATCTGCAATTCCGGTTAAGCAAGATCATGGAAGCCGTATATCGTAAAAATGACCTTATAGGCGGACTAATAGACCAGCAAAAAGAGTTGTTAGATCTTCTTGGTGCAGATGGATTGGTTATTAATACAAGCAAGCAAACTGAGTCTTTTGGTACTACACCCGACCGCATGGAAGTTGAGGAGCTGGTATATTGGTTACAAAGTCAATCCATAAACAAGCTCTATCACCAGTCCAGGCTTACGGGCGTATTTGAAAATGCAAGTGCTTATGCCAAAACTTGCAGTGGTTTATTGGCCTTGCCCATACAAGCAGAAAAAGGGTTTTATATACTGGTTTTTCGTTCAGAGGCTGTGCAAAAGATCAATTGGGGCGGCAATCCCAACGAGGCTGTTCAGTTTGAAAAGGACAAAAAGAACTATCACCCACGCAATTCCTTTAAGCTCTGGCAGGAAACCGTATTTAATAAAGCTAATCCATGGAGTGAGGAGCAGTTGCTGATTGCAGAACAATTGCGGAATTTTGTCGTTGAATATCTGCTAAACACTGTTTAA
- a CDS encoding acyl-CoA carboxylase subunit beta, protein METQVQSTGLKALVEKTNTYLHKIYEGGGKKAIAKQKEKGKLTARERIDYLIDKNTPFVEIGAFAGWEMYEEQGGCPAGGTVAGTGYVSGRQCVIVANDQTVKAGAWFPITGKKNLRLQEIAMQNHLPIIYLVDSAGVFLPMQDEIFPDKEHFGRIFYNNARMSAQGITQIAAVMGACVAGGAYLPIMSDETLMVEGAGSIFLAGPYLVKAAVGEDIDIETLGGAVTHTEISGIADYKFNTEEECLDQVKKIIDKLGHKEKAGFDRAEPKAPAKASEDLYTIVSDSGKPYDMVELIERLVDNSEFDEFKKDYGKTIVCGYARIDGWAVGIVANQRKIVKNKKGEMQMGGVIYNDSADKAARFILNCNQKKIPLVFLQDVTGFMVGSRSEHAGIIKDGAKLVNAVANSVVPKITIVIGNSYGAGNYAMCGKAYDPRFIYAWPTAKIAVMGGEQAAKTLLQIQVAAMKSKGKEVSPEDESNLLNKIKSKYEKQTTPYYAASHLWVDAIIDPIDTRKVISEGLHAANQNPEIPDLKVGVFQV, encoded by the coding sequence ATGGAAACACAGGTTCAAAGCACTGGTTTAAAAGCCCTTGTTGAAAAGACAAATACTTATCTCCACAAAATATATGAAGGTGGTGGCAAGAAAGCCATTGCCAAGCAAAAAGAAAAAGGCAAGCTTACTGCCCGTGAGCGTATTGATTACCTCATTGATAAAAACACGCCGTTTGTTGAGATCGGCGCCTTTGCTGGTTGGGAAATGTATGAAGAACAAGGTGGCTGTCCGGCTGGGGGAACGGTAGCAGGTACAGGCTATGTGAGTGGCCGTCAGTGTGTGATTGTAGCCAATGATCAAACCGTAAAAGCAGGTGCCTGGTTTCCCATTACAGGAAAGAAGAATTTACGCTTGCAGGAGATTGCCATGCAGAACCATTTGCCTATTATCTACCTGGTAGATAGCGCTGGTGTATTTCTGCCCATGCAGGATGAGATCTTCCCCGACAAAGAACATTTTGGACGCATCTTTTATAACAATGCCCGTATGAGCGCGCAAGGCATCACACAGATTGCTGCGGTTATGGGTGCCTGTGTGGCTGGTGGCGCCTACCTACCTATCATGAGCGATGAAACCTTGATGGTAGAAGGCGCTGGCTCTATTTTCCTGGCTGGCCCCTACCTGGTAAAAGCAGCTGTGGGTGAAGACATCGATATTGAAACCTTAGGTGGTGCCGTAACACACACCGAAATATCAGGCATTGCCGATTATAAGTTCAATACAGAAGAAGAATGCCTGGACCAGGTAAAGAAGATCATTGATAAACTAGGCCATAAAGAAAAGGCAGGCTTTGATCGTGCAGAACCCAAAGCACCAGCTAAAGCTTCAGAAGATCTATATACCATTGTTTCAGATAGTGGCAAGCCATACGACATGGTGGAGTTGATCGAGCGCCTGGTTGACAACTCCGAGTTCGATGAGTTTAAAAAGGATTATGGCAAGACTATCGTTTGCGGCTATGCGCGTATAGATGGTTGGGCCGTAGGTATAGTGGCCAACCAACGCAAGATCGTAAAGAATAAGAAAGGTGAAATGCAAATGGGTGGCGTGATCTACAACGATAGCGCCGACAAAGCCGCCCGCTTTATCTTAAACTGTAATCAAAAGAAAATACCGTTAGTGTTTCTGCAAGACGTTACCGGCTTTATGGTAGGTAGCCGTAGTGAACACGCTGGTATTATTAAAGATGGTGCTAAACTGGTAAATGCTGTGGCCAACTCGGTTGTTCCCAAGATCACCATTGTAATAGGCAACTCTTATGGTGCGGGCAACTATGCCATGTGTGGCAAGGCCTATGACCCGCGCTTTATTTATGCATGGCCTACTGCTAAGATCGCTGTAATGGGTGGCGAACAAGCCGCCAAGACCTTATTGCAAATACAGGTAGCCGCCATGAAGTCGAAGGGCAAAGAAGTATCGCCTGAAGATGAAAGCAACTTGTTGAATAAGATCAAGAGCAAGTACGAAAAACAAACCACGCCGTACTATGCAGCATCTCACCTTTGGGTAGATGCCATTATTGATCCTATAGATACAAGAAAGGTGATCTCTGAAGGCTTACACGCAGCTAATCAAAACCCTGAGATACCAGACCTGAAAGTGGGAGTGTTCCAAGTATGA
- the rnhA gene encoding ribonuclease HI, which yields MSASIIMYTDGAARGNPGRGGFGTILMYQNKRMELSGGFRMTTNNRMELLAVIEGLKALKKPGLNITIYSDSQYIVKAIKEGWLKKWIATNFAGGKKNKDLWLQYHHLAKEHNIQFVWVKGHADNPYNNRCDELATAAADGKNLAVDDVYEAEMKSL from the coding sequence ATGAGTGCATCTATTATTATGTATACAGACGGGGCGGCCCGCGGTAACCCAGGCCGTGGTGGGTTTGGAACCATTCTCATGTATCAGAACAAACGCATGGAGCTTTCTGGTGGTTTTCGCATGACCACTAACAACCGCATGGAGCTATTGGCGGTGATTGAAGGTCTGAAAGCCTTGAAAAAGCCAGGACTGAACATTACCATTTATTCCGATAGCCAATACATTGTAAAAGCCATTAAAGAAGGGTGGCTGAAGAAATGGATCGCCACCAACTTTGCTGGCGGCAAAAAGAATAAAGACCTCTGGCTGCAATACCATCACCTGGCCAAAGAACACAACATCCAATTTGTATGGGTAAAAGGCCATGCCGATAATCCGTATAATAATCGCTGCGATGAACTGGCAACGGCTGCTGCCGATGGTAAGAACCTGGCGGTAGACGATGTGTATGAAGCTGAAATGAAATCCTTATAA